GCCTCTCCTGCGGCGACTACTACGCCTACGAGTACTTCCAGGCGATGGGGCTGCGGGAGCGCGGCGGCGCGGTCCGGGCCAGCGTCTACCACTACAACACCACCGACGAGGTGGACCGGTTGCTGGCCGAACTGGACCGGGTGGCCCCCGGTGCGGGGAGAATGGGCCGGTGAGCTTCCTGGTCGAGGAGAACCCCGCCAAGCACCGCTTCGAGATCCTGGTCGACGACGCGCTGGCCGGGTTCACCGCCTACCTGCCGCGCGGTGAGGTGCTGGTCTTCACGCACACCGAGGTCGACGAGCGGTTCCAGGGCATGGGCGTCGGCGCGGCGCTGATCCGGGGCACCCTGGACCAGCTCCGCGAGCGGGGCGGCCGGGTGGTGCCGAAGTGCCCCTTCATGGCGGCCTTCATCGACCGCCACCCCGACTACGCCGACCTGGTCGTCCGCGAGCCCTGACCGTTGCCGGGCCGGCGGGCGCGCCGCCGTGCCGGCTCCGGTCCGCCGCTCAGCGGACGCCGGTGAGCAGTTCGGCGGCGGCGCGGGTGGCGGCCCGGGTCGCGCCGTGGGTGGCCACGTGCACCCCACCGGTGACCAGCTCCGGCACGCCCAGCTCCACCACGACCGCGTCGGGTCGGGCGGCCAGCGCGCGGCGCACCGCGGCCCGCATCCAGTCGTGCCGGTGCAGGTCCCGGACCA
This genomic interval from Micromonospora sp. CCTCC AA 2012012 contains the following:
- a CDS encoding GNAT family N-acetyltransferase; the encoded protein is MSFLVEENPAKHRFEILVDDALAGFTAYLPRGEVLVFTHTEVDERFQGMGVGAALIRGTLDQLRERGGRVVPKCPFMAAFIDRHPDYADLVVREP